The genomic window agggagaggtggaggaggaggacataaTATGAGCAGAGGAGATTGTgagggttgagggggggggggggggggggagaaaaggagaaagagaggagagaatagtgcggaagaggggaggagagaatagagagagggaagagatagtggagaggagaagaggggtgaGAGGTGAGGGCGATAGGAGAgtaagggaggagagagaaggagtaggACTCTgacaagaggaggagaggaggagaaatgaAGTGTAGAGGAGGTGAaagtagagagagataggaagaaATGAcaagaggagcgagagaggagacggTGGAAAGGAGAAATAGAGGAGGCGAGGAAGTTCAttaaagaggagagggaaggagaagagaacggacaggagaggagggggaggaggccaggggagggaaggagtggGAGGAAATGAAGGTTGGAGGAAAAGGAAATGACTCTGTCTTAAAATAGCATGGCAGCCCTCCTCCAACAGCTCAGAGTTTAACGGGAAAAAAAGCATAGCATTGTTACGCAAGCGCTGCGATGATTAATGATGatataaaatacatacaaataacTTTAAACAATCTTATTTTAATTTGGGATATTCTTATATCATAATACATTTGACGAGGACGTTTAGTTAGATTAGCACTGCTGTGATCTCTGCAACTCTAATACCTGTAGGCTATATTATCACAACTAAACAAAAATGACCCGCTGCTAATATTTATCCTTCTACTATTACCACTATTCTATCTTATTCCTTTGCTATTATTCGTTTTTTGAGATTTAGTTTGAGCACTGTTAGTTCAGTGTACATAAGAGACACAGCGCAAGAAAGAGTAAATACTTGTTCTATCAACACCCCTCACTGTGGggactctttttttttctctaacaTAAAGCAGGACAGTCTAATTTACTGTAGGCTACAATAAGAACCAAACCATGAGAGAGAACAGCCGGGGGACGCTCAGCTAAATGATAACAGTGGACGGACGAAGGGTAGTAGAAGATAAACTATGGTTATGGCGGGCTAGTttggcaaacaaaacaaacaacagacaCGGAAAATAACTTCTATTGATGAACAACTACCGGTGaccaggaggggaggaggaggaggaggggagacagagaaaacATCTTCCGGAaaatgtctgtttgtctctctctctctctctcctctctctctctctctctctctctctctctctctctctctctctctctctccctctctctctctctctctctctctctctctctctctctctccttctctctctctctctctctctctctctctctctctctctctctctctctctctctctctctctctccctctctctctctctctctctctctctctctctctctctctccctctctctctctctctctctctctctctctctctctctctctctctctctctctctctctctctctctctctctcctctctctctctctctctctctaaatggaTACGATATATCCATACATAGATATATTTACATTGGTATTCATGTGTTTGTTCAGGAGATGAAACGCCACTATAGTGCAGAACCACCACCGACGCTGACTGCCTGGTTGGCAGTAGATCTCGTCGGGCCGGTGTTACTCTAGCCTAGTTGGTTCCTCTGTGTTCGGCGCTCTCCACGCGTCGCTCTGCAGTAGCAGCGCTGCAGAGGGGCCGGACATGACTAATGTGCCTGGGGTCTTTGCCAGCTCAGGGAGGAGGTGAGCCCTACTCacactggagaaaaaaaaaagccaaacgCTTTCGTTTTAAcaccttttattattttattggtaCACTGTGTGAGCTATAACAGATGCTGAACTGtgaaatctttttttatttttaacctgcGGTAGAGACGCAAACGAAACAAGCTAACCAAAGCATATGATAATACAGAGATAGCTATATATACGGTAGAGGATAAGGGCCACATGTGATTATTTTCTTTGGAGATCTGATTTTAAAGTCAGGATTCTGAGATTAAAATTATTGCAGAATTATTGGTAGGCTGCCTGTATTGAGACTCTCACTGAGCCAAGGTCATTGAGTGTCACTGTGCAACATACAGGATGGGaaccacacacatatttatttcaaaggtgatattataccaccaggtgtgattgtgattagccgttacaagccgttttaaaAATCGGCATCTTCtgaaatcacaagtgggcgtgtccacctagatttatgacggatagatgagcaacgtttgccacaatccactgggtaggctggtagactgatctatacagcacacatctaggtggacacgcccacttgtgatgtcagaagaggcagattttcaaaccaGCTTGTGACGGTTAATCCCACTGACACCTGGTCATGTCATGTAAAACAGTGCTCTGGAACTACGTTGCATCGGTCACATCCTGGTCTTCTTACCGACATCCACCCAAGGGTTGTTCGTGTTCGTCGTTTCTCAGTCGGCTTCGTTCCGCCCTCGCGACGGGTATCGGACGGCCGCGTTGACGACGTGCGTCCTCCTGTTGTGGTCGGCGAGCTTCTGGTCGGTGCCGCACACCAGCCCGAGCGGAGCCCCGTCGCGGCACTGGCGGCCCGCGCCAACGATCCGCCAGATGGCCCGCTGGAACCGCCCCCCAGCCAGCGTGTTTAGCCCCAGGTTGCACAGGGTGTTGGCGGCCGCCAGAGGGCGCGAGATGACATACGCCATGTGGATGCCCCTCCTCGCCTCGCAAGACCAGCCTTTGGTCTCCAACCTCAGCGTGCGGAGCACGTGGTACGGCAGGAAGCACACCACAAACCCCGCCAGGATGGCCAGGGGCAGCCGCCGGGCGCGAACACGGCGGGGGCTGGCCTGGTACGGCCCTTTGGCGAGCTCCCGAACGATGGCCGCGTAGCACGCCGCCACCATCGCCAAGGGGAGCAGGAAGCCCAGTGCCGTGAGCACATGGCTGTACCACCCCACAGAACTAGACCTCTGGCTGGCAAGGTCCACGCACATGGTACCATTCCCACATTCGGAGAGTATGTACAGCATGGGCCCAACCCCGGCGATGGCGGCTGCCCACGCCACCGCGCACGCAGCCAGGCCCCAGCTGCGGCGCTGCACCTGCGCCGCACAGAGAGGCCGGGCCACCACCAGCCAGCGGAAGGCGGCCAGGCAGGTGAGGAGCAGCACGCTGCTGTACAGGTTGAGGAAGAAGGCGAAGCGCACCAGGTAGCACATGTAGGCGCCGCTCTTCCACGTCTCATCGTCTTTGTAGTACTGCACCAGGAAGGGGAGGGTCAGCATGTGCAGGAGGTCGGCCAGGGCCAGGTTCACCATGATGACGGCGCTGGTCTTCCATGGCCGCAGCATGGTGACGTAGACCCCGATGGCGGTGAGGTTGCCCGCCAGCCCCACGGCGAAGAGGAGGCCGTAGGCGGCGGGAAGGAAGTCTTTCTTGAGTTGGTAAACGGCATCGCAGCAGTCTGTAGCGTTGTTGGGATCTTGGAGGAGGGGGCAGAGCATGGTAGGCACTGGGGTCTGGCAGGGGGAGGAAGACatgttacagtttttctcgattgtattcacacaaaaaatggaactatgcgcacaattctgaaaacttgaagctcatgtatcaactacaagactccagactgctaaactctaagcacaattccACTGTTTTCACATTTTTTGCTAAACTCTAACCCAAATCTCctcatttagcacacttggttcacctggatcacactggccttcaaaacgcaaTAACTATTTACCAAAAAGTCGGactcacttctcacctgttcaaagtcaactggcaaaacacttcgatcatgtgtcagagcattAAAGAGGACTCGTGAGCTCTACTCtgttgtagatatggtcctttggcctgatcaggattggaggtgtttagagttttgagaaattgagctatgGTTTCAGAAAACTtgtttaaacgattgagaaaaactgtaagagTACGTAAAGGGAGGCGATAATGTGGGGAAATGCTTTAGGAATTGTTGGGAATTTATGATGTCCTGGCAATGGCAAAATATGGAAAAAAACTATCCTTGAGAAAGAGACGATGCAAAGGATTTACACACAAAAGGaaacaataaatacatatttttaattaaattttgTGTCATTGCGATAGTGAGATTAATTTGAATGTAATTGAATTAGTTTCCCATTGTAATGTTAATATGCAGTCCAACCCCCCAAAAAACGGGCTAAAGTTTTGGTAGGTTTTCTAATCTCATCAACATGTACTTTGTAATCGTTTCTTTTAATTGTTGTTGACGTTCAACTGTGAGCGTACAATGTTCTCTCTTAACTACTCCTTCCAGACGCCTTTCTAAACACATATGGTGGAGATGAGTAACCAGAAtagtaatgatgatgatgatgatggtggtaaaCCAATTATAACACTGTGTTTCAGAAGAGGGAAAGAAACTGAaagaacataaacacacaggcagCAGAAAGCAACACACAAATTTCCGTCAAGAAATGTTAAATTTGAGTCTTTTCTAGCTTCGACAATCGATCATCGCCTCAATTAAACTCAGTGTGGGCACATTGATTGAAGTCAGTCATAACTGATTCATTAATCTCATTAAACAACACCACAGTTCAAACTATTCAGCCATATAACTGATTACTCCACGCGAAATAGAATGACTTCACCAACTAAGCAGAGTAACTCTATTGATCAGTTATAAACGGCCTGTTACATACAACGGCTCCAGATATATTTGAAGGACTGCAGTACTTGTTTGGAAGCATAACGTGCACTATGACTATGGCTTTGCAAAAGTAATGAATAGCTACTTACAGGAGCAAACTGCAGGTCCGTCAACTGGCAGTCACTGGTGACACAtcttgacaaacacacacattcccacacagcCCCTGCTGTAGCCACGCCCCCACACCATCCTATTTGCGATGTTTGTTAACCTGCCagtctgtatggtgtgtgtatgtgtgtctgtgtttgtatgtgtgtctttgtgccagGGATGGCACTAGGATTTAGAGgctgggggggcttagcccctaGCAGTTACCgaagtgcatgtgcgtgcgtagTGCGCACCGAATTCTATCAGGGCCTGTTTTCTGGCTCAATCTCTTTTCTTTACTTGCCTTAAAACCTCCTGCTTCCCTCTCCTGAGTCTTCAGGATGTCCtcctttttaaaaatataaataagctAAACAAATGTCAGAGTTTATATGATTTAATTctacatattatatacatatagcaaaggccgttcagcaaagtcacaacttttctcggttttgggacctcagtggtggaacgagctccctgccactctcaggaccgcagagtcgctcactatcttccgaaaaagactcaagactcacctgttcagagtccacctcgactctgcatagccaccctcccccttctggtcACCATTGttcactgtattgtattgtgttgcattgtattgtattatagtacttaactgtgtagcaactgcagtaactgctatcattgctgtaacacgaggaattggttagcctagcgattgttgtacttgcacttagTTCTATgtacatcctttctgtaccgacagcgatatattgttgcacttcttatgacaaatgtacttattgtaagtcgctttggataaaagcgtctgctaaatgccctaaatgtaaatgtgaatgtacaTATTGGGGTGAGTTCAAGGAAAATAGGTTAGAAAATGTATCCATCTATGCGCTCTCAGATTATTTTTTAATCCAAATTAAAGGCAATTTCtaattgtattagtatttatttcaacGCATATTCTGGCGCATTATGTTAAGTGCAGGCATGTTACGATTTCCTtgacaaaaaataaattgtaGGGGGGCCTTTTGAACATCATGGGGgggcttacccccccccccccccaaaataggcctaacgacgtccctgctttgtgcgtgtgtgtctataaacCTGTGAGTTGGAAATGTGTGTATGAGATAAGTCATCACCTTGTAGGTAGGGCTTGTACAACAGAATGAGTCAAAttatgtttgtactgtaataTCCTAAAGCAATGTAAACATACTGTGAGCTAAGCTTATTCAAACGTTGCTTTGCCACATCTCTCATAGGAGAAAGTTGTGGGGGTTTCCAACACAACAATGTCTGATGAAAGCCTGAAAACAAGAGCCAGGAAATAAGACAGCCCGTTAGTGAATCATCCACAGAGGAATTTTCTGATTAGAAATTGGTTTCCGTGTCCAGTCTCAAACAGGTTAGTGATTACCAGGAAAAGCTAATCCCTAAACTTCAACGCACATATTTTACCTGATATTACAGGAAACCGCCAAGGAAGTGTTTGGCTGTGTCCAGGAATGCTTAATAATTGACCTAAATATACCAATTTAACTTAAAGGATATTAAATTAGTTTAAAGTAAATCTTAGACTTTTTTGTTCAGTTTAGTTTGGGTTTTGCAATTCCTCAAGCTGATTTCTGTCAAAAATACAACATCAAACCAACACAAGAATCACACACAGGtttacaaatgtttattttacaaAACAAAGAGCTAGAAATaacatttttattaatttaattcaAATTAAATTTAAACGATTGATCTAATTGTGTTTTcagtgtgtcagtatgtgtgtctgtgtgtgtggggttgatgTTGATGTGTATTGGGGTGCAGTCTTTTATATAGcatcaaagacagagagacatagagatagaccaagagcgtgagagagagagagagagagagagagagagagagagagagagacatagagatagaccaagagcgtgagagagagagagagagagagagagaaacataggTGGCAATAAAGAATGATAgaaggaaataaagaaagaatgcGACATattggaaggaaggaagataGAAAGAAGGAATAAGAAAAAAGaaggcaaaataaataaataaagtacgCCCAAAAAGAGAAGAGGGAAGATAACAGGCCATAAAAAAGAAGGATAGAAATAAATTAAGAAGACGttaaaaaacagcaaaagcgATCAAACTTCAGAAACATACATCCAGAATGGTTCTCTGGAAAGGGCtgttgcaatgcattgtgggaggaTGAAGCCGTTTGGTTTGAGCGGTAGAAGGGAAGGGGTAGAAAGGTAAGgtagagaaagtgtgtgtgtgtgtgtgtgtgtgtgtgtgtgtgtgtgtgtgtgtgtgtgtgtgtgtgtgtgtgtgtgtgtgtgtgtgtgtgtgtgtgtgtgtgtgtgtgtgcagggtgggCGGGGAGGGTCGGGGGccgggagggatgggggggggggggttctctacAGCTTTGGCATCCTGGCGGCGTTGAGACGCATGGGCACGCAGGACGCACCCGCGGCGTAGCGCATCTCCCTCAGCATACCGCTCCACTCCTTCTTATCAGCCTCATacctgacggaggaggaggaggaggagatggaggaggaagaggaggagaggaggaggagaatggggaggaggtggaggaggaggagaatggggaggaggtggaggaggaggtggaagaggtggaggaggaggaagaggtggaagaggaggaggaagaggtagaggaggagcaggagaaggatgaggaggaggaggtggaagaggaggagcaggaggtggtggacgaagaggaggaggtggaggtggagggttgaggaagacgaggagaaggtggaggaggtggaggtggaagaggagggggtggaggaagtagtgaagaaggtggaggaagagcaggaggaggatgaagtggaggatgaggaagagaaggaagaggaggagaaggagtaggaggtagaggggacagaggtggaggaggacaaggAAGAAGTGGGAGATAGTTGCGGAAGTtgaagaggaagaaaaggagggagaacaagaggaggaggatgagtagCGAGACGGTGAGTAGgacgtggaggaagaggaggcagaagTAGGCAGAGGACGAGCAGTGTTAAGGTCATCAAAGTACACAGAGTCcacagtgtgtatatatatctatagcattgcccggtgtgtgtgtgtgtgtgtgtgtgtgtgtgtgtgtgtgtgtgtgtgtgtgtgtgtgtgtgtgtgtgtgtgtgtgagtcagccGCTTACTGCCAGACGTCGGTGACCTCGGAGGGCGCCACCTCCTTGTTCTCCATCTGGACGATGGCGAATCCGCCCACGGCGTACAGGGAGCCCCCCGTGGACACCAGGTTCACCGAGCTGCGCTCCTGGGGGAAGTCTGTGAAGGGCTCCCACCTAGACCGTCGCCATGACAACCATCGTGAGGTGCTTTTCAGTGTTTTGGCTGTCGTGGCTAAAATACAGTGTTTAGTGTACAATGTGTGGTGTATAGTTTAAATGATTTAGCTTGTAGTTGATATAGAATTTATATTGTTTACAGTGTATCTTTTATCTAGTTTAACATAATTAGCTTGTAGCTTGTATTTAAGTTATGTTGAATAGATGATGTTGTTTAAgttacattgtgttgttttgttattgtgtatAGTATAGCGTgtatcttatatatatatagtttaccATATTTAGCTTGTAGCGCATACATAACTTATATTGAATAGATGATGTTGAATAAGTTAAATTGTGTTACAGTGTATAGTATACCGTGTATCTTATTTATAGCATACCGTGTTGTAGCTTATACTATTGTTT from Gadus macrocephalus chromosome 4, ASM3116895v1 includes these protein-coding regions:
- the LOC132456444 gene encoding 2-oxoglutarate receptor 1-like — encoded protein: MLCPLLQDPNNATDCCDAVYQLKKDFLPAAYGLLFAVGLAGNLTAIGVYVTMLRPWKTSAVIMVNLALADLLHMLTLPFLVQYYKDDETWKSGAYMCYLVRFAFFLNLYSSVLLLTCLAAFRWLVVARPLCAAQVQRRSWGLAACAVAWAAAIAGVGPMLYILSECGNGTMCVDLASQRSSSVGWYSHVLTALGFLLPLAMVAACYAAIVRELAKGPYQASPRRVRARRLPLAILAGFVVCFLPYHVLRTLRLETKGWSCEARRGIHMAYVISRPLAAANTLCNLGLNTLAGGRFQRAIWRIVGAGRQCRDGAPLGLVCGTDQKLADHNRRTHVVNAAVRYPSRGRNEAD